One part of the Hydrogenobacter sp. T-2 genome encodes these proteins:
- a CDS encoding acyl-CoA dehydratase activase-related protein, translated as MNFLTSLTLLKKRPLKSQGDRRSIKVGIPKFLNIWGTHQFWVGFFQSLGVGRIVFSSDTSEEQYREYGKGRITMDSCFPVKALAGHMGELLHKDINLLFVPMIYSLPSFLKGHVVDTLSCTRVMMSVENIKAGFLRERKEFEERGIAFVSPFVPFAEPELLPKYLWESLKEHIPGLTLEETARAVKEGFRALEDFERKMREKSLEIIRWCVKNNRPAILVLARPYHMDPGIGHDIDGEFQQYGFPVLWYNYLPLDAWLLEWLFGEEIRAGIIRSYFDISDVWTSSYSSNTNEIIWGAKFSARFPWITGVIRLSSYECGMDQPTFTPVQKIVESSGTLFFKFGELDETKPAGSVKIRVETIVYYLEKYSQDIIKKKLSRLGAVPSQLLV; from the coding sequence ATGAATTTCCTAACATCGCTGACTTTGTTAAAAAAGAGGCCTTTAAAGTCCCAAGGGGACAGAAGGTCCATTAAGGTAGGTATCCCTAAGTTTCTCAACATATGGGGCACTCACCAGTTTTGGGTGGGCTTTTTTCAAAGCCTTGGCGTGGGCAGGATAGTCTTTAGCTCAGACACCTCTGAGGAGCAATACAGAGAATATGGAAAGGGTAGAATAACCATGGACTCCTGCTTTCCCGTAAAGGCTCTCGCAGGGCATATGGGCGAGCTTCTTCACAAGGATATAAACCTGCTTTTTGTTCCCATGATATACTCTCTGCCATCCTTTCTAAAGGGTCATGTGGTGGATACTCTCTCTTGCACTCGGGTAATGATGAGCGTGGAGAACATAAAGGCTGGCTTTTTGAGAGAGAGAAAGGAGTTTGAAGAAAGGGGGATAGCCTTTGTTTCTCCCTTTGTGCCCTTTGCAGAGCCTGAACTTCTTCCCAAGTATCTGTGGGAGTCCTTAAAGGAGCATATTCCGGGTCTTACTCTTGAAGAGACCGCAAGAGCGGTAAAAGAAGGCTTTAGAGCCCTTGAGGACTTTGAAAGAAAAATGAGAGAAAAGAGCCTTGAGATAATAAGGTGGTGCGTAAAAAACAACAGACCTGCCATCCTTGTCCTTGCAAGACCTTACCATATGGACCCTGGCATAGGGCATGATATAGATGGAGAATTCCAACAGTATGGCTTTCCTGTGCTTTGGTATAACTACCTACCTTTGGATGCCTGGCTCTTGGAGTGGCTCTTTGGAGAGGAGATAAGGGCTGGCATAATAAGGAGCTACTTTGATATCTCAGATGTGTGGACTTCCTCTTACAGCTCAAACACCAACGAGATAATATGGGGAGCAAAGTTTTCTGCGAGGTTTCCATGGATAACGGGGGTTATAAGACTTTCCAGCTACGAGTGTGGTATGGACCAGCCAACCTTTACACCAGTGCAGAAGATAGTGGAGAGTTCTGGGACGCTCTTTTTCAAGTTCGGAGAGTTAGATGAGACAAAGCCTGCAGGTAGTGTAAAGATAAGAGTGGAAACCATAGTCTACTACTTGGAAAAGTATTCACAGGACATCATAAAGAAAAAACTCAGCAGACTTGGAGCTGTGCCTTCGCAACTTTTGGTTTAA